The Streptomyces sp. V4I8 genome includes the window GGAGCGGCGACCGGGTGGTCGTCCAACTCCCCAACACCGACGCGTTCGTGGTGCTCTTCTTCGCGCTGCTGAGGGCGGGCGCGATACCGGTGCTCACCCTGCCCGCGCATCGCGAGAGCGAGATCGCGCATGTCGCCGAGGTGTCCGGCGCCACGGCCTACGCGATCCCCGACCTGCACGACGGCTTCGACCACCGCGCGCTCGCCAGGGCCCTGCGCAAGACGGTGCCCGGCGTCGAGCACGTCCTGGTGGCGGGCGACGCCGCCGAGTTCACCGCGCTCACCGACCTCCACGCCGACCCGGTCCCGCTGCCCGTGCCCGACCCCGGAGACGTGGCTCTACTGCTGCTGTCCGGCGGCACGACCGGCAAGCCGAAGCTCATTCCGCGCACCCACGACGACTACGCGTACAACGTCCGCGCCAGCGCCGAGGTCTGCGGCTTCGACGGCGACACCGTCTATCTGGTGGTACTGCCGACCGCGCACAACTTCGCGCTGGCCTGCCCCGGCCTGCTCGGCACGCTGATGGCGGGCGGCACCGTCGCACTCTCCCCCACGCCGAGCCCCGAGGACGCCTTCGCGCTGATCGAGCGGGAGAAGGTCACCGCCACCGCGGTGGTCCCGCCGATCGCGCTGCTGTGGCTGGACGCGGTGGAGTGGGAGGAGGCCGACCTCTCCTCGCTGAGCCTGCTCCAGGTCGGCGGCTCCAAGCTCGGCGCCGAGCCGGCCGCCCGGGTGGCACCGGCCCTCGGCTGCACGCTCCAGCAGGTGTTCGGCATGGCCGAGGGCCTGCTCAACTACACCCGGCTCGACGATCCGCCCGAGCTGGTGACCGGCACCCAGGGCCGCCCGATGTCCCCCGCCGACGAGATCCGCGTGGTCGACGCGGACGACCGCGACGTACCGCCGGGCGAGAGCGGCGAGTTGCTCACCCGCGGCCCCTACACCCTGCGCGGCTACTACCGGGCCGCCGAGCACAACTCCCGCGCCTTCACCACGGACGGCTACTACCGCACCGGCGACCTGGTCCGGATCCTGCCCTCCGGGCATCTGGTCGTCGAGGGCCGGGCCAAGGACCAGATCAACCGGGGCGGCGACAAGATCTCCGCCGAGGAGCTGGAGAACCACCTCCTCGCCCACCCCGGCGTGCACGACGCGGCCGTGGTCGGCATGCCCGACGCGACGATGGGCGAGCGCACCTGCGCCTACCTCGTCCCGCGCGGACAGGCCCCGGGCCAGCGGGAGTTGGCCGCGTTCCTCACCGAGCGCGGGGTCGCCGCGTACAAGCTCCCCGACCGGGTCGAGGTCATGGAGACCTTTCCCCGCACCTCAGTAGGCAAGATCGACAAGAAGGCGCTCGGCCGGCTGATCGCCGAACGCCTCCGCGCGGAGGGCATCGGTGGCAACTGAGGCCGGTTCGGCCCCTCTTGTACGGACGGACAAGGCCAGCAAGCAGTCCCCCGGGCGCCGCAACTCGACCCGCACGCTGGCCGTGCTCGGCGCCCTGCTCCTGCTGCTCACCGCCGCGACGCTCAGCCTCGCGGTCGGCTCGCGCGCCCTGTCGCCGGGCGTGGTCTGGGACGCGCTGCTGCACGACGACGGGTCGACCGCGGCGTCGGTCATCTGGGACGTCCGCGTACCGCGCACCCTGGCCGGCATCGCGGCGGGTGCGGCGCTCGGGGTCGCGGGCGCGCTCATCCAGGCGCTCACCCGCAACCCGCTGGCCGATCCGGGACTGCTCGGCATCAACGCGGGTGCCGCGACCGGGGTGGTGCTGTCCATCACCGTGCTGGGCATCACGAGCCTGTGGGCCTCGGTGTGGTTCGCCATGGTGGGCGCGGTGGTGGCGGGTCTGCTGGTGTACTCGCTGGCCTCGGGCGGTCGCGGCGGCGCCACTCCGGAGCGGCTCGCTCTCGGCGGTGCGGTGATCGCCGCCGTGTTCACCGGCATCAGCCAGACCCTGATGCTGCTCGACGCCCAGGCCCTGGACCAGCTGCGGTTCTGGAGCGTGGGTTCGCTCGCCCGCGCCGACGACGAGACCCTGACGACGATCACGCCGTTCGTCGCGGTGGGCCTGGTGCTCGCGCTGGCGCTGGTCCGGCCGCTGAACGCGCTCGCGCTGGGCGACGACGGCGCCCGGGCGCTGGGCGCGCACGTGGACCGCACCCGCTTCCTCGGTCTCGCGGCCATGACGCTGCTGTGCGGGGCGGCGACCTCGGCCGTCGGCCCGCTGGTCTTCGTCGGTCTGGCCGTCCCGCACATCGCCCGCATGATCGCCGGGGCCGACCAGCGCTGGACACTGCCGTTGTCCCTGTTGCTGGCGCCCGCCCTGCTGCTCTTCGCCGACGTCCTCGGGCGGGTCGCCGTACGCCCCGACGAACTGGACGCGGGCGTGGTCACCGCGGTGGTCGGCGCGCCGGTGTTCATCGCCCTGGTCCGCTGTCGCAGGGCGGTGACGGCATGACCGCCCCAGTGCCGACCCAGGTTCGAGGCCGGGCCTCCGGCCCACGCACCCGTTCCCATGTCGTACGAAGCCGCTCGCACCGTTTCTCCCTACGGGTGGACGTGCGCGCCCTGACGGTCGGCGTCCTGGTGCTGGCCACCACCGCCGCGGTCGGCGTCCTCGCGCTCGGCACCGGCGAGTACGCGATCTCCCCGGCGGACGTGGTCCGCACGCTGCTGGGCAACGGCAGCCCGCGCACCGACTTCGTGGTCAACGACCTCAGGCTGCCCCGCCTGCTGACCGGCATCCTGGTCGGCGCGGCGCTCGGCCTGAGCGGCGCCCTCTTCCAGAGCCTGACCCGCAATCCGCTGGGCAGCCCCGACATAGTCGGCTTCACCTACGGCTCCGCCACCGGGGGCCTGCTGGTGGTGCTGCTCGTCGGCGGCACCGGCGGGCAGATCGCCGTCGGCGCGGTGGGCGGCGGCCTCGCGACGGCCGTCCTCGTGTATCTGCTGGCGTGGCGGCAGGGCATCCACGGCTACCGGCTGGTGCTGGTCGGCATCGGCGTGAGCGCCCTGCTCCAGGGCGTGAACGCCTACCTGCTCGCCAAGGCCCGCTTCACCCAGGCCGCGCAGGCGATGGTGTGGCTCAACGGCAGCCTCAACGGCCGGGGGTGGGCGGACGTCCGCCCAGCCGCGCTCGGCCTGCTCGTCGTGCTGCCGCTGGTGGCGCTCGCCGCGAGCCGGCTGAAGATCCTGGAGATGGGCGACGATGTGGCGGGCGGGCTCGGCGTGCCCGTCCAGCGCACCCGGCTGGTGATCCTGGTGCTGGCCACGGCCGCCTGCGCGGTGGCCACCGCGGCGGCCGGTCCGATCCCGTTCGTGGCCCTCATCGCCCCGCAGCTGTCCCGCCGGCTCACCCGGGCCCCCGGCCCCAACCTCCTCGCCGCCACCTGCACCGGCGCCTTCCTCGTGGTCACCGCGGACTTCGCCTCCCAGCGCATCCACGAGTCGGCCCAGCTGCCGGTCGGTGTGGTCACCGCGGTGGTCGGCGGGGTGTATCTGGGGTTGCTGCTGCGCAGGCAGCGGAGGGCGGGGCGGATCTGAGGTCAGTGGCCGTGACCGGGCTCGTCCTCGTGCTCAGCTGAGGACGAACCCGAGGACGTGTCCGAGGGCGCGTGCGAGGGGGTGCCCGTCGGGGCGGTCGCCGCACCGGCCCGGACCGTGAACGCCGCGGTGTGCACCTCCCCTTCGTGCTTGAAGTCGAGGAACAGCCGGTATGTGCCGCTGCTCGGCGCCGTCGCCGTGAACGAGATCTCCGGGCCGGGCTTCGTCGTGCCGTCGCCGGGTTCGCCGTTCGGATGGACGTGGAGGTAGGCGAGGTCGCCGGAGCGCAGGGCCACCAGGTGGCCGTACGCGCCGAGGTAGGGCTGGAGGTTGGTCACGGGGTGACCGTCGCGCGAGACCTTCAGCTTCAGCTCGCTCTCCTTGCCGGGGCGCAGACCGCCGTCCAGCCGGACGTCGTAGCCGTGGATCTCGGCGGTGGTGTCAGGCGCGGGCAGCCGCTGCGGCGCGTAGGTCCCGGCGGCCGCCAGGTCCGCGCCGAGGGTGAGGTTCTCGGCGTCCTTCGTCGCCGGGGTGAAGTCGGCGAAGACGCGGTAGCCGCCCGCGCGGGGCAGCTCGACGGGGATGCTCCAGGTGCCGTCGGCGGCGCGGGTGGGGTGGAGATGGCGGTAGGTGCCCAGGTCGCGTGAGGCCACGATGAGGTGGAGTTCCTTCTCGTGCTCGCGCTGGTAGGCGGTGACGGCGCGGCCGTCGTCGTCGCGGATGACGAAGCTCAGGTCGGAGCGCTTCCCGGCCGTGACCTCCGGGGTCCTCAGGTCGAGGGTGTAGCCGCCCTCGGAGATCTGCAGCCCGCCGGCCGGCTTCGTCTCGTGCCCGCCGTGTCCGCCGCCTCCCTCCGCTGTTGGTGACTCCTCACCGTGGCTCTCGTGGCGGGCGGGCGCGGGGTCCTCGACGACCGGGTCGACGGCTTCACCCACTCCGTACGCGGTGCCGAAGGTCGCGGCCAGTGCGGCGGCGAACGCGGTGATCCTCAGTCCGGCATGCATGGCGGTCTCCAACGGGTCGATGCCTTGGATACGATCCTTCACTGCACTTCACAGTACCCCTAGGGGGTATAAAGTCAACCCGGATCAGCACTTGCCTCGCCTACCCCCTGGGGGTATACATGGACACAGCCAA containing:
- a CDS encoding FecCD family ABC transporter permease; the protein is MATEAGSAPLVRTDKASKQSPGRRNSTRTLAVLGALLLLLTAATLSLAVGSRALSPGVVWDALLHDDGSTAASVIWDVRVPRTLAGIAAGAALGVAGALIQALTRNPLADPGLLGINAGAATGVVLSITVLGITSLWASVWFAMVGAVVAGLLVYSLASGGRGGATPERLALGGAVIAAVFTGISQTLMLLDAQALDQLRFWSVGSLARADDETLTTITPFVAVGLVLALALVRPLNALALGDDGARALGAHVDRTRFLGLAAMTLLCGAATSAVGPLVFVGLAVPHIARMIAGADQRWTLPLSLLLAPALLLFADVLGRVAVRPDELDAGVVTAVVGAPVFIALVRCRRAVTA
- a CDS encoding (2,3-dihydroxybenzoyl)adenylate synthase; its protein translation is MLDGWVPWPEPLAEKYRAEGYWEGRPLDRLLGDSAERTPGRTALVDADGNRWTYAELDLRADRMAAGLRRLGIGSGDRVVVQLPNTDAFVVLFFALLRAGAIPVLTLPAHRESEIAHVAEVSGATAYAIPDLHDGFDHRALARALRKTVPGVEHVLVAGDAAEFTALTDLHADPVPLPVPDPGDVALLLLSGGTTGKPKLIPRTHDDYAYNVRASAEVCGFDGDTVYLVVLPTAHNFALACPGLLGTLMAGGTVALSPTPSPEDAFALIEREKVTATAVVPPIALLWLDAVEWEEADLSSLSLLQVGGSKLGAEPAARVAPALGCTLQQVFGMAEGLLNYTRLDDPPELVTGTQGRPMSPADEIRVVDADDRDVPPGESGELLTRGPYTLRGYYRAAEHNSRAFTTDGYYRTGDLVRILPSGHLVVEGRAKDQINRGGDKISAEELENHLLAHPGVHDAAVVGMPDATMGERTCAYLVPRGQAPGQRELAAFLTERGVAAYKLPDRVEVMETFPRTSVGKIDKKALGRLIAERLRAEGIGGN
- a CDS encoding FecCD family ABC transporter permease, which codes for MTAPVPTQVRGRASGPRTRSHVVRSRSHRFSLRVDVRALTVGVLVLATTAAVGVLALGTGEYAISPADVVRTLLGNGSPRTDFVVNDLRLPRLLTGILVGAALGLSGALFQSLTRNPLGSPDIVGFTYGSATGGLLVVLLVGGTGGQIAVGAVGGGLATAVLVYLLAWRQGIHGYRLVLVGIGVSALLQGVNAYLLAKARFTQAAQAMVWLNGSLNGRGWADVRPAALGLLVVLPLVALAASRLKILEMGDDVAGGLGVPVQRTRLVILVLATAACAVATAAAGPIPFVALIAPQLSRRLTRAPGPNLLAATCTGAFLVVTADFASQRIHESAQLPVGVVTAVVGGVYLGLLLRRQRRAGRI